A genomic stretch from Tachyglossus aculeatus isolate mTacAcu1 chromosome 19, mTacAcu1.pri, whole genome shotgun sequence includes:
- the CEP57L1 gene encoding centrosomal protein CEP57L1 isoform X1: MDLALQRSLIGSFLQPPDKIIHPSVTRYKLTFPRHLPEKLQSPSTEITSAPNGEVALLLALKTLQEKIHHLELERLQAEDSLNVLSKEAVQYKKAWQCETLEKDLAHQEVMRQKKDMTVQLRAALVHSSLLEKRLDDMRKMVFNAELERNVILKQQQPCKTKLQMEKDQNQMKLCTKLEKLDILEKECFRVAANQRTVEGKINQLEEKLCEEQHQRKLIQEKAAQLQTGLEVNRILMSTIPPSKGLMKTNRTKQAFKVSKLRLKPPKPKKSPVLDVQLKCDNRRGTDGVPIRPGKKVSRGGPLQESSGSLQLPTRVQRLPGTLRKHDIVWEQ; this comes from the exons CAAATTGACATTTCCCCGTCACCTCCCTGAGAAGTTACAATCGCCTTCTACTGAAATCACTTCTGCGCCCAACGGAGAAG TAGCTCTGCTGTTGGCCCTGAAAACGCTCCAGGAAAAGATTCATCATCTAGAACTAGAGAGATTGCAAGCAGAAGACAGCCTCAACGTTCTCTCCAAAGAAGCTGTGCAGTATAAGAAGGCCTGGCAGTGTGAAACACTTGAGAAAGATCTGGCACATCAGGAAGTGATGAGGCAGAAAAAAG ATATGACTGTGCAGTTACGTGCTGCCCTGGTCCACTCCTCCCTGCTGGAGAAACGACTAGACGATATGAGGAAAATGGTTTTCAATGCAGAGTTGGAGAGGAATGTGATCCTGAAGCAACAG CAACCTTGCAAG ACCAAGCTTCAAATGGAAAAGGATCAGAATCAAATGAAGCTCTGTACAAAACTAGAAAAGCTCGATATCTTGGAAAAGGAGTGCTTCAGAGTTGCAGCTAATCAGAGAACCGTAGAG GGCAAGATTAATCAGTTGGAGGAAAAGCTTTGCGAAGAGCAACACCAACGTAAGCTAATACAAGAAAAAGCTGCTCAG CTTCAAACTGGACTTGAGGTCAATAGAATTTTAATGTCTACAATTCCTCCTTCCAAAGGATTAATGAAAACGAACAGGACAAAGCAAGCTTTCAag GTCTCTAAACTGAGACTAAAACCTCCAAAACCGAAGAAAAGCCCAGTATTGGATGTGCAGCTGAAATGTGACAACCGCAGGGGAACAGACGGTGTGCCCATTCGTCCAGGAAAGAAAGTTTCCCGAGGTGGCCCTCTCCAGGAAAGCAGTGGCTCCCTTCAGCTGCCGACCAGGGTACAGAGGCTGCCGGGGACGTTGAGAAAACATGATATCGTTTGGGAACAGTAG
- the CEP57L1 gene encoding centrosomal protein CEP57L1 isoform X4, which translates to MDLALQRSLIGSFLQPPDKIIHPSVTRYKLTFPRHLPEKLQSPSTEITSAPNGEALLLALKTLQEKIHHLELERLQAEDSLNVLSKEAVQYKKAWQCETLEKDLAHQEVMRQKKDMTVQLRAALVHSSLLEKRLDDMRKMVFNAELERNVILKQQTKLQMEKDQNQMKLCTKLEKLDILEKECFRVAANQRTVEGKINQLEEKLCEEQHQRKLIQEKAAQLQTGLEVNRILMSTIPPSKGLMKTNRTKQAFKVSKLRLKPPKPKKSPVLDVQLKCDNRRGTDGVPIRPGKKVSRGGPLQESSGSLQLPTRVQRLPGTLRKHDIVWEQ; encoded by the exons CAAATTGACATTTCCCCGTCACCTCCCTGAGAAGTTACAATCGCCTTCTACTGAAATCACTTCTGCGCCCAACGGAGAAG CTCTGCTGTTGGCCCTGAAAACGCTCCAGGAAAAGATTCATCATCTAGAACTAGAGAGATTGCAAGCAGAAGACAGCCTCAACGTTCTCTCCAAAGAAGCTGTGCAGTATAAGAAGGCCTGGCAGTGTGAAACACTTGAGAAAGATCTGGCACATCAGGAAGTGATGAGGCAGAAAAAAG ATATGACTGTGCAGTTACGTGCTGCCCTGGTCCACTCCTCCCTGCTGGAGAAACGACTAGACGATATGAGGAAAATGGTTTTCAATGCAGAGTTGGAGAGGAATGTGATCCTGAAGCAACAG ACCAAGCTTCAAATGGAAAAGGATCAGAATCAAATGAAGCTCTGTACAAAACTAGAAAAGCTCGATATCTTGGAAAAGGAGTGCTTCAGAGTTGCAGCTAATCAGAGAACCGTAGAG GGCAAGATTAATCAGTTGGAGGAAAAGCTTTGCGAAGAGCAACACCAACGTAAGCTAATACAAGAAAAAGCTGCTCAG CTTCAAACTGGACTTGAGGTCAATAGAATTTTAATGTCTACAATTCCTCCTTCCAAAGGATTAATGAAAACGAACAGGACAAAGCAAGCTTTCAag GTCTCTAAACTGAGACTAAAACCTCCAAAACCGAAGAAAAGCCCAGTATTGGATGTGCAGCTGAAATGTGACAACCGCAGGGGAACAGACGGTGTGCCCATTCGTCCAGGAAAGAAAGTTTCCCGAGGTGGCCCTCTCCAGGAAAGCAGTGGCTCCCTTCAGCTGCCGACCAGGGTACAGAGGCTGCCGGGGACGTTGAGAAAACATGATATCGTTTGGGAACAGTAG
- the CEP57L1 gene encoding centrosomal protein CEP57L1 isoform X5 — MDLALQRSLIGSFLQPPDKIIHPSVTRYKLTFPRHLPEKLQSPSTEITSAPNGEVALLLALKTLQEKIHHLELERLQAEDSLNVLSKEAVQYKKAWQCETLEKDLAHQEVMRQKKDMTVQLRAALVHSSLLEKRLDDMRKMVFNAELERNVILKQQQPCKTKLQMEKDQNQMKLCTKLEKLDILEKECFRVAANQRTVEGKINQLEEKLCEEQHQRKLIQEKAAQVSKLRLKPPKPKKSPVLDVQLKCDNRRGTDGVPIRPGKKVSRGGPLQESSGSLQLPTRVQRLPGTLRKHDIVWEQ, encoded by the exons CAAATTGACATTTCCCCGTCACCTCCCTGAGAAGTTACAATCGCCTTCTACTGAAATCACTTCTGCGCCCAACGGAGAAG TAGCTCTGCTGTTGGCCCTGAAAACGCTCCAGGAAAAGATTCATCATCTAGAACTAGAGAGATTGCAAGCAGAAGACAGCCTCAACGTTCTCTCCAAAGAAGCTGTGCAGTATAAGAAGGCCTGGCAGTGTGAAACACTTGAGAAAGATCTGGCACATCAGGAAGTGATGAGGCAGAAAAAAG ATATGACTGTGCAGTTACGTGCTGCCCTGGTCCACTCCTCCCTGCTGGAGAAACGACTAGACGATATGAGGAAAATGGTTTTCAATGCAGAGTTGGAGAGGAATGTGATCCTGAAGCAACAG CAACCTTGCAAG ACCAAGCTTCAAATGGAAAAGGATCAGAATCAAATGAAGCTCTGTACAAAACTAGAAAAGCTCGATATCTTGGAAAAGGAGTGCTTCAGAGTTGCAGCTAATCAGAGAACCGTAGAG GGCAAGATTAATCAGTTGGAGGAAAAGCTTTGCGAAGAGCAACACCAACGTAAGCTAATACAAGAAAAAGCTGCTCAG GTCTCTAAACTGAGACTAAAACCTCCAAAACCGAAGAAAAGCCCAGTATTGGATGTGCAGCTGAAATGTGACAACCGCAGGGGAACAGACGGTGTGCCCATTCGTCCAGGAAAGAAAGTTTCCCGAGGTGGCCCTCTCCAGGAAAGCAGTGGCTCCCTTCAGCTGCCGACCAGGGTACAGAGGCTGCCGGGGACGTTGAGAAAACATGATATCGTTTGGGAACAGTAG
- the CEP57L1 gene encoding centrosomal protein CEP57L1 isoform X3: protein MDLALQRSLIGSFLQPPDKIIHPSVTRYKLTFPRHLPEKLQSPSTEITSAPNGEVALLLALKTLQEKIHHLELERLQAEDSLNVLSKEAVQYKKAWQCETLEKDLAHQEVMRQKKDMTVQLRAALVHSSLLEKRLDDMRKMVFNAELERNVILKQQTKLQMEKDQNQMKLCTKLEKLDILEKECFRVAANQRTVEGKINQLEEKLCEEQHQRKLIQEKAAQLQTGLEVNRILMSTIPPSKGLMKTNRTKQAFKVSKLRLKPPKPKKSPVLDVQLKCDNRRGTDGVPIRPGKKVSRGGPLQESSGSLQLPTRVQRLPGTLRKHDIVWEQ, encoded by the exons CAAATTGACATTTCCCCGTCACCTCCCTGAGAAGTTACAATCGCCTTCTACTGAAATCACTTCTGCGCCCAACGGAGAAG TAGCTCTGCTGTTGGCCCTGAAAACGCTCCAGGAAAAGATTCATCATCTAGAACTAGAGAGATTGCAAGCAGAAGACAGCCTCAACGTTCTCTCCAAAGAAGCTGTGCAGTATAAGAAGGCCTGGCAGTGTGAAACACTTGAGAAAGATCTGGCACATCAGGAAGTGATGAGGCAGAAAAAAG ATATGACTGTGCAGTTACGTGCTGCCCTGGTCCACTCCTCCCTGCTGGAGAAACGACTAGACGATATGAGGAAAATGGTTTTCAATGCAGAGTTGGAGAGGAATGTGATCCTGAAGCAACAG ACCAAGCTTCAAATGGAAAAGGATCAGAATCAAATGAAGCTCTGTACAAAACTAGAAAAGCTCGATATCTTGGAAAAGGAGTGCTTCAGAGTTGCAGCTAATCAGAGAACCGTAGAG GGCAAGATTAATCAGTTGGAGGAAAAGCTTTGCGAAGAGCAACACCAACGTAAGCTAATACAAGAAAAAGCTGCTCAG CTTCAAACTGGACTTGAGGTCAATAGAATTTTAATGTCTACAATTCCTCCTTCCAAAGGATTAATGAAAACGAACAGGACAAAGCAAGCTTTCAag GTCTCTAAACTGAGACTAAAACCTCCAAAACCGAAGAAAAGCCCAGTATTGGATGTGCAGCTGAAATGTGACAACCGCAGGGGAACAGACGGTGTGCCCATTCGTCCAGGAAAGAAAGTTTCCCGAGGTGGCCCTCTCCAGGAAAGCAGTGGCTCCCTTCAGCTGCCGACCAGGGTACAGAGGCTGCCGGGGACGTTGAGAAAACATGATATCGTTTGGGAACAGTAG
- the CEP57L1 gene encoding centrosomal protein CEP57L1 isoform X2, protein MDLALQRSLIGSFLQPPDKIIHPSVTRYKLTFPRHLPEKLQSPSTEITSAPNGEALLLALKTLQEKIHHLELERLQAEDSLNVLSKEAVQYKKAWQCETLEKDLAHQEVMRQKKDMTVQLRAALVHSSLLEKRLDDMRKMVFNAELERNVILKQQQPCKTKLQMEKDQNQMKLCTKLEKLDILEKECFRVAANQRTVEGKINQLEEKLCEEQHQRKLIQEKAAQLQTGLEVNRILMSTIPPSKGLMKTNRTKQAFKVSKLRLKPPKPKKSPVLDVQLKCDNRRGTDGVPIRPGKKVSRGGPLQESSGSLQLPTRVQRLPGTLRKHDIVWEQ, encoded by the exons CAAATTGACATTTCCCCGTCACCTCCCTGAGAAGTTACAATCGCCTTCTACTGAAATCACTTCTGCGCCCAACGGAGAAG CTCTGCTGTTGGCCCTGAAAACGCTCCAGGAAAAGATTCATCATCTAGAACTAGAGAGATTGCAAGCAGAAGACAGCCTCAACGTTCTCTCCAAAGAAGCTGTGCAGTATAAGAAGGCCTGGCAGTGTGAAACACTTGAGAAAGATCTGGCACATCAGGAAGTGATGAGGCAGAAAAAAG ATATGACTGTGCAGTTACGTGCTGCCCTGGTCCACTCCTCCCTGCTGGAGAAACGACTAGACGATATGAGGAAAATGGTTTTCAATGCAGAGTTGGAGAGGAATGTGATCCTGAAGCAACAG CAACCTTGCAAG ACCAAGCTTCAAATGGAAAAGGATCAGAATCAAATGAAGCTCTGTACAAAACTAGAAAAGCTCGATATCTTGGAAAAGGAGTGCTTCAGAGTTGCAGCTAATCAGAGAACCGTAGAG GGCAAGATTAATCAGTTGGAGGAAAAGCTTTGCGAAGAGCAACACCAACGTAAGCTAATACAAGAAAAAGCTGCTCAG CTTCAAACTGGACTTGAGGTCAATAGAATTTTAATGTCTACAATTCCTCCTTCCAAAGGATTAATGAAAACGAACAGGACAAAGCAAGCTTTCAag GTCTCTAAACTGAGACTAAAACCTCCAAAACCGAAGAAAAGCCCAGTATTGGATGTGCAGCTGAAATGTGACAACCGCAGGGGAACAGACGGTGTGCCCATTCGTCCAGGAAAGAAAGTTTCCCGAGGTGGCCCTCTCCAGGAAAGCAGTGGCTCCCTTCAGCTGCCGACCAGGGTACAGAGGCTGCCGGGGACGTTGAGAAAACATGATATCGTTTGGGAACAGTAG